The sequence CCTGAAGACGATCTGGGCGCTCTGCACCGGCGGCACCAGCGTGCTCCCCGATGCGGGCGGTATGCGCAATGCCGAGGCCGTCGCAGCGCTCGCAGGGAAGTGGCGGGCAACCCATCTGGCCGCGACACCGTCGTTCTACCGCCTGCTGCTGCCGCACCTCGCTCCGCTCCGCTCGCACCTGCAGTGGGTGACCCTGGCCGGCGAGGCGCTTCCCGCGACGCTCGTCGAACGGCACCGCGCCGTGCTGCCGGGCGTGCCGCTGGGCAACGAGTACGGGCCCACCGAGACCACCGTCAGCTGCGTTGCGCACCGGGTGCGTGAACTGCCCGCGTCGATCGCCCCGATCGGCAGGCCGCTGGGTGCGACGACGGCGCACATCCTCGACGCGAAGCTGGTTCCCGTGCCGCCGGGAACGGTGGGGGATCTTTACCTCGGTGGTCCCCAGATCGCGGCGGGATACGCCCATCGCCCCGCGGGCACCGCAGCCCGCTTCGTGGCCGACCCGTTCGCCACCGATCCCGGTGCCCGGATGTACCACGCGGGTGACCTCGCACGCGTCGATGTCCGCGGCGACATCGAGTTCTGCGGACGGGTCGACGGTCAGGTGAAGGTGCGGGGAGCGAGGGTGGAGCGGCACGCGGTGGAGTCGGTGCTCGAGAGTCACCCGGCGATCCGTCAGGCGGTGGTGCTCGCGACCGTGGACGAGTACGGCGACACCGCCCTCACCGCGTTCTGGGTTCCCGCCCAGGCGGCGACCCTCCTGCCCACCACCCGCGACCTGATCGCGCATTGCGCCGAGCGTCTGGTCGCGCAGGCGGTGCCCGCCCATTTCATGGCGCTCGGCGCCCTTCCCCTAGCGGCGAGCAGCAAGGTCGACGAAGCGGCGCTGCGGACATTGCTGGAAAAGTCCGAGATGAACGGCGGTGGCGGCGGTTGACAGTGTGCTGGATTGGAGGCAGTCTCGATCTTCTCGGGGATTTCGTTGCGTGGTCAGGGTGAGGGCAGGTAGTCCGTCACCGTGGTTGATTGCTCCCGGATGCGAAGGCGATGGGGGCCTTGGCTGGGATGCGATTGCGATGGAGCGACGAGCAGCGAGGGGGTCGGTCGGCGAACCCGCCTGTGTCGCCGACACTCCCGCCCGTTTCCCCGCTTCACCAGCCTCACCGTTTCCACTGTCCGCCGCGCAGTACGAGGCCTGGTTGGCGCAGCAGCTCGCACCGGACGTGCCGTTGTGTATCGCGCAGTATGTGGAGTTGCACGGAAACCTGGACGTCGATCTCCTCAGGTCTGCCACGGTGGCCGCCGCCGACGAGTTCGGGTCGCCGTTCTTGCGTCTGATCGAAATCGAGGGCCGCCCGTTCCAGCTGGTCGACCCTTCGACGGACCGATCCATCGGGCTGGTCGACTTCCGCGGAGAGGTCGACCCGGAAGACGCGGCTCGCCGGTGGATGCGGGCGGACTGCGCCACGCCGATCGACCTGACCCACGACCGCCTCGTCGAATCCTCGATTCTGCGGGTCGATGACGAGCACTACCTGTGGTACAGCAAGATTCATCACGTGGCGCTGGACGGCTACGGCGCAATGACGATGCTCAACCGGATCGCGGCCCGATACAGTGCCGCGATTGCGGACCGGGAGCCGCCACCGAATGGGGCTGTCGATCCCCGGTACCTCCTCGACGTGGACGAGCAGTACCGATCGTCGAGCCGCTTCGCCGCGGACCGCCAGTTCTGGGCCGAGCGGATCGCCGGACTCGGTCCTGCACCGAGCCTGGCTCGCAGGGCCGCACCCGCGGTGGCCGACAGCACCGACATCGCGGGACCGCTGCCCGAGGCGGCCGAGCGTGCGCTGCGCGAGGCCGGGCAGCACGGCACGGCGACAGTCATCGCCGGGTTCGCCTGCTACCTCGCACGCATGACGGGACGCCGGAACGTGCTGGTCACTATCCCGGTGTCGGCGCGAACGACGGCGGTTCTGCGACGTTCGGGCGGCATGGTGGCCGGTATCGTGCCGCTGCCGGTGGAAATCCGGCCCGAAGACACGGTGGGCGAGTTGGTCGAACGAGTCCGGCTCGACCTCCTGGGTGCCCTGCGACACCAGCGTTTCGGGCTCGGGGACATTCGCCGCGACGCAGGGGCGGGCGCCGCCGACACGCTGTCCGGGCCGATGGTCAACGTGATGCTCTTCCATCAAGAGCTGAGGCTCGGCACCCTCGTGGGCGAGTACCACATCGTCACGTCCGGGCCGGTGGAAGATCTGCTCATCGACGTGTACCAGAGCGGTGCGCCGGTGAAGACCTTTGTCCACTTCCTGGCGAATCCGAACCGGTACGACGCCGAGGAGGTCGGTGCCCACCACTGCCGGTTCGTGGAACTGCTCGACGAGTTCCTCCGGGCGGACGCGGACGCCGCGATCAGCACCGTCCACCACGACACCGCCAGATTGGATTTCTGGACACGGACGCTGGCGGACGCGCCGCCGCTGATCGAGCTGCCTGCCGACCGGCCCCGGCCACCCCGGCCGTCCGGGCGCAGCGCCGCCGTGGAGGTGGCGATCGGCGCAGCTCTGCGGCATGGGCTGACGACGTTCGCGGCCGAGTACCGCACCGACGTGTTCACGGTGGTCCACGCTGCACTCGCTCTGCTGCTGTCGCGGGTAGCGCGTACCGCGGACGTGGTCGTCGGAACCGCGGTGGGCACGGAGGTGCAGGTGTCGCGGACCCGGGTGCGCGGCAGCGAACCGTTCACCGAGTTGGTCGAGAGGGTGCGGGACTCGGCACGAGAGGCGGCCGCTCACCGCGGCGTGTCATGGGAGCAGATCGTGGACGCGCTCGACCCGCCGCGGTCCCGATCACATGCGCCACTGTTCCAAGTGCTGCTCGACTACCGAGACCGAGGCTGGGACCTCGGCGATCTCGACCTGCTGGTGACCGTGGACGAGCGTCATGATCAGGTCCGATTCACCTATGCCGCAGACCTGTTCGACGCCGATACAGTCTCGGGCTTCGGTCATCGGCTGCTCCGACTCGCGGATGCCGCCCTCGATGACCCGTCCGTCCCGGTCGGCGACATCGATCTGCTCGCGCCGGCCGAGTACACGCTTCTCCTCGAGTGGTCGACGCTCCCCACGTCGCCCCCACGTCGGACGTTGACCGAGCTGTTCGCAGTGCGGGCGGCGGGCACACCTGATGCCACCGCGGTCGTGGCGGGCGGCGAACGGCTCTCGTACGGCCGGTTGGACGCCCGGTCCAATCGCCTTGCCCGGCAGCTTCTGTCGACGGGGGTGGGTCCGCAATCCCTGGTCGCGGTCGCGGCACCGCGGTCGGCCGCGCTGGTGGTCGCGCTGGTCGCCGTCGTCAAGGCCGGTGCGGCGTATCTCCCGATCGACGTCGATCACCCCGGTGAGCGGTCGGCGCTCGTGCTCGACGACGCCCGACCGGTGTGTCTTCTCGCCACGCAGGACACCGCAGCGGCACTGGCACCGTCGAATATCCCTGTCGTCCTGCTCGATTCGGGGGAAGCCGAGCTCGATACCGTTTCAGCGCTGCCGGTGACGGACGCCGAGCGGGCGCCGATCAACCCGGATTCGCTGGCGTACGTGGTCTACACGTCGGGATCGACGGGCAGGCCGAAGGGCGTGGCAGTGTCGCATGGCAACGTGGTGGCCCTCTTCGCGAGCGCCGAGCAGCTGTTCCGGTTCGACGGCACCGACGTCTGGACGATGTTCCACTCACCGGCGTTCGACTTCTCCGTCTGGGAGCTGTGGGGCGCTCTGCTCCACGGGGCGACGCTCGTGGTCGCCGACTTCGACACCACCCGTTCGCCGGCACAGTTCCTCGAAGTGCTGCGCCGCGAACGGGTGACGGTGCTGAGCCAGACGCCCACGGCGTTCGCCCAGCTGATCGAGGCGGAAGCCACGAATGAAGGCGCCGAACCACTCCCGCTGCGATACGTCGTGCTCGGCGGTGAGGCGCTCGACCTCGGGCAGCTCGCACGCTGGTACTCGCGGCACGACGACAACGCGCCCGTACTCGTCAACATGTACGGCATCACGGAGACGACGGTGCACGTCAGTCACCTTCCCCTCGACCCGGAGTTCGCAGCCGCCGCATGGACGAGTGTGATCGGGCGGGCCATTCCGGGTTTCCGCGTATCGGTGCTCGACCCGCGACTCCATCCTGTGCCGGTGGGCGTGGCCGGTGAACTGTACGTTTCGGGACCGCAAGTGGCGCGCGGCTATCTGGGCCGCGCCGGGCTCACGGCATCCCGTTTCGTCGCGGACATGTCCGGGTCGCGCATGTACCGGACCGGTGACGTGGTGCGGTGGCGCCGGGACGGACATCTCGAGTACCTGGGGCGCGATGACCAGCAGGTCGAGATCCGCGGATTCCGCGTGGAGCTCGGCGAGGTGGAATCGGTGCTGGGCCGCTGCGACGGGGTGGCGCGGGCGGTGGTGACGCTGCACCGGAACGAGGTGACCGGCCCGGCCCTTGCCGCCTACGTGGTACCCGAACCGGGGGCGCTCATCGACCCGGGGGCCGTCCTCGAGGCAGCGGAATCCGCTCTTCCCTCGTACATGGTTCCCGGGTCGGTGACCGTTCTCAACCAGCTGCCG comes from Rhodococcus oxybenzonivorans and encodes:
- a CDS encoding amino acid adenylation domain-containing protein is translated as MSAWCPGDEVIAGILEQCSRVPGRIAIAVGDRALTYAELDSASAELAAELVSTGVRPGLVVLIYRKQSTDTMVAMIAALRAGAAWCVIEPGHPAMQLRALLSDVDCGAIVFDSSDPATSTEGVGALAGEAGAGVPALIDRHRESPPRSRAIGLPERVPAGAPAYVITTSGTTGVPKAVVVTRANLASMVAGRNYDYEESDLVTFSAFRLTWDGALLKTIWALCTGGTSVLPDAGGMRNAEAVAALAGKWRATHLAATPSFYRLLLPHLAPLRSHLQWVTLAGEALPATLVERHRAVLPGVPLGNEYGPTETTVSCVAHRVRELPASIAPIGRPLGATTAHILDAKLVPVPPGTVGDLYLGGPQIAAGYAHRPAGTAARFVADPFATDPGARMYHAGDLARVDVRGDIEFCGRVDGQVKVRGARVERHAVESVLESHPAIRQAVVLATVDEYGDTALTAFWVPAQAATLLPTTRDLIAHCAERLVAQAVPAHFMALGALPLAASSKVDEAALRTLLEKSEMNGGGGG